The segment TTGCGTACCCTCACGTTAACTGCCAAAGTCATCCAGAATCTGGCCAACTTCACCCTGTGGGTGGCTTCTTATCTGTTAAGAAATTAAATGAGAATACAGAATATACTTATTTCACACTAAATGGCTTAAGTAgattaattattatttgttCTGATCAAGgtttggagagaaggaggagtacaTGAGCTTTATGAATGAattcctgcagcagcactgGGACGGAATGAGAGGTTTTCTACAAACAGTGTCAAATTCAGACACAGAGATCCCAATGTCTTCCTTCGATGGCTATGTGGATCTGCCTCTACGCTTGGCTATTCTCCATGGCCTTCTGGTGGACATCATCTATCAGAGGGACCAGGTAGGACAGAAAACACATGAGTCTAGTTTGTTATAAAAGGGTTGTGAAATTAATGCATATTTAACATTTGTGTTTACATGAACTTTTAGTTTGTGTTTGATTGGACCAGTTTTCTGTTCCGCATACTGTGTGATTTTCAGTTGCAATAAGTCAATTTGGTGAATAATACAGTGTACCATTAGACACCCAAAAGGACAACTCCCCAATTACCTGctcatcatatatatatttttggttaATTTCCATCTGCCGGCCTAGCTCCAGAGGTACTCTGGCATAATTGACAACAACTTGATGTTTTCATGTTCAGCTTGCCTTCATAGCATCTCTCCTATCAATACAAAGCTCCACGGTACTGGCCGGATGTTTAACTAAATGGGACCTAACATGCAACTTGTCTCTCCCTCAGGACACAATTGAAAAGCTGCACCCTCTGCCTTCAATTCTGAATCAGATTACAGAGTCCCTTGGTCCAAAAGCACATCGGATCATGATTAGCAGGCATGTTGAAGAACAATATTTTCAATGTTGTATGAAAATGGACATTGGGTTGTTGAATGTTCCATATCTGTCTGCTCCTTGCAGCCAAATGGGACCAGCCAAGCCAATGTACGTTCCTCCTAAAGACCTGGCAAAGTACAGCCCTCACCAATCATCCCTCCAGCAGCTCCCTTTGGACTCCAAATCACTACGAGATGGGTACGACAGTTATAGTATATTACTGGGCTCGGCATCTAACTTTCCCTTTAGTTTAACCTTTGGTTTATACACTCATCCATCCATTTGTCCATTGATCTTTTGCTTCGTTTTTCCCCGCAGAGCATTTAATCGATTGATTGCTGTCGTATCATTTGACTTGCgttaatttattcattaattacatCGACAGGGATGGACGGACTCGGAGGAGtatgagagagaggagaccaGTCACTAGAACTCAGAGTGCTCCACACAGACGTCCTGGTAACGCAAAACACACCTTGAAGAGGCAGACGAGTTCCGAAACTCTGCCGACAGCTGACAATGAGCAAGAGATGAAGACCAACCAACCACTTATCTCATCACCAAATACTGTGAGTACAAAGAGGAACAATGGTCCTAGTTCCACAATTTGGGTTACTGAACTCGGCAGGTTATGTGCCGATGTAAGCAGCGAGGTTATTTAGAAGGAATCAGGTTGACTGTCTCTGCTCTTGTTTCAGACTGCCAGTATCAAACGTTCACCTGCGCCAGTTCCATGGATCAAAGTCAGCCACAAAAGGGAGTCAAGTGAGATGAAGCCTGAGAATGAGCCGTTCAACTTGCTTGATAGGGTATGTCAAACCCAATACCCTCTACGGGGACATAATTCTAGTCGTATAGTGTAAGATCTCAGCATTACATTTGATAAAATATCCACGGTCAGGGTGGTGGGGCCATTCTGTGTGTAGTTTGCGTGTTTTTCCAATGCCATATTGAGCGCCAAGAACATGCAGCTTATGTTAATGGGGGACTCTTTAATGCCTGTAGGTGTGAACGTGAGCGTGAATGGCTGCCATCCTTGTGATTGATTGGCAACCTGTTCAGGGTGTACCCCACCTGTCGGGATCGGCGCCCATGACCCTAGTGGAACGGAGTTTAATTTAATGTCTTTCACATCCCAGCATGCTCAGGAGCTGTCAGAGCTCCGTCTGGGGATAGAGCAGGTAACAGAGCGTGAGCTGGACATGGCAAAGCGCCTGGAGGACTTCATTATCCAAAGCCAGGACCAGAATGCAATGCTGCAAGCTGAGGTGACCGAGATCCGGAATCAACTGGCTGTCCGAGAAGAGCAGCTCGCCAGTGCCTCCTTCAGGTAAAACAGTGCTGCATCGCACAACTGACTAGACTAACTTGAATTGGTCTTGCAAGGGGAGCATTGAAGCGGTTTTAGCGCTGCGGAGTTCTAAACTGCTGTTACTGCTCAGCAGTAAATTATAAGATGGTTCAATATCATTTTGGGGTTCCTGTCTGCATCAACGTATCTTCTCCCACAGACTCGGTGTGattgaggaggagagggaagaagatGAGAGGAAGCTAAATGTTGCCATTGCAGCAGCCGAGAGAATGAACATAATGGTAAGAGGAAGGAATAAGCAGAAGTTCTAGCTTCATCAGTTTCTCTCTTTATACTTGCATCTCTTTATACTTTCATGTCAGTCAAAACTGCACTGAACTTattacacatgcacatgcactgCTAAACACAAGTAATACTGAGTTTTATTTGTTAAATTCTGCTGCTTCAAAGTGAAAAGCATTGATTTCCAGAGTTTTTAGCCGAATTCCAATACTTTTCCAACACTAGTTGATTCGTTGAATGCAAATGAAGAAAGTGCAGTGTGTTgctcttttaaatatttcaccTACAGTTGgataaatattaattaattcatcttttaCATAATAAGTATTGTTAGGAGAAAGCCCTTTGACAGTATGTTTTTTGCATACTGGGTGAATATACTGTAATTAATGCCTCTTTTCTATGTGCCCACAGGAGGAGCAGTTTGCAGTCCTGCTGAAGGACCTTCACCAACTCAGCGAGGCCAACAGCGGAGGCCAGAACAACACACAGCGCCCTGAAAAGCCACTCGTCAACAGCAACTGAATTCAAACAGTACAAAGATTTAAAGTTGTAGTATAACAATTTCTCGAAAATACACAAAGTGACAGCACCAGTAAGTCTCTTTTATGAACATATTTAGATCAGATTTGAGGAGAATATGAAACCGTCATGATTTGTCTGCATTTCAGCTTCCACTGCATTCCGGCTGCAGATGTGAAACTTgtaaacttttaaaaataaaaagcacatttcacaTTGCTGccattttttacttattttttccaCCAATACATACTGAATATCTTGATACGGTTCAAATGTGCAATTGAGTCCTGCGCTAAATAGGTCGATAAAATCTATGCTAAATATCTATTTGATTCAACAACCTGATGGGTGACATGAATTATTAAATTGTACACTGATCCGTGGGCAACTTAGTTAGAAATTATTTTTGGGGATTCCTAAGTTATTGATGTCTTTGTGGgggatattttattttattcatttttggacTAGTCTTCATCTTGGAGGAGCTCCTTTGCATACTTTATTCCACTCCTGGGTCTTCTGACTGGGGGTTGAGGGCGTCACTGATGGCCTGGCCTCGGATGTGGAGCTGGATGTCCTCTTGATGCAGGGCTTCAGTATTCATCTCATGCATCCTTGCAGGGGAAGGCACAGCATGGTTATCACTGGTGTAAGGAGGCATTTTAAACTTCTAGTCCATTTCCTACTTGTAAATAACCATCAGATTAACTAATTTAATTGggtgtaaatatgaataataagcATGCTACCATCAGTTATACCTTTCCATTtcctctccagactccatcatTTCTTCCAGATCATTTTTCGACACTTCGTGAATAAGTGCCATGCCGATGCAGTTTCcaaagacattacattacagtttCTAAAAGAAAGAGACATCGGACTATGTCAACACAAGATATATGCAGCTTTACACAGATTGAGTTGCATTATATCAACTCTTTAGACACTACGGGGTAGGCAGAGGGAGGCAGGAGAACCCAAACTTTTCTCACAAATAAAGTTACTTTTAATCACTCCGAAACTACAAAATCAAACAGGCCCATACATCCATGCAGACTACAACCTATACATACGtgcacaagacacacagggcttacgtacacaggggaggtgcaggtgattggacacaggtggaaacaatcatggacactgcagacaatcacaggagatgacaggacaaggcaggaagtgaagttaccccagggacacaagaggcatgaaactataaaataaaacaggaagtaaacgCAAACTGTGACACTCTCTATGGTATTCAGGTTTTCTCGTTTCAGTGTTAAACTGTTGGTCCCATGCAATTTCTATGCAATCAAAGCATTATGTAAGAAATAATCCAGATTGTGTCATTTTTCTTGTTTAGCGTATCttgacttttacatttttttacttgCTTGGATCTCTTTTTGTAAAAAGGTCAAACATAAATCCCGAATTAACTTcacctttaaaatgaaaaacaaaacacaaaggtCCATTGCCCTGCTTACAGATGGAATGTGTAACTCCTTCTGATAGTGAGATTTTCTACCAATATTCTACCAATAAATTCCTTATTGTAACTTTAAGCTTATGCTAGGAATACGTTTTAGACTGCCTTTTAATCAAACagaagaaggtttttttttcctgacacTCAGAATGATCACattttggtattttgttttaGTTAACTTTCCTTTCAGCTCATTTAagttttgtgtcttttccatCCAGCGAGCATCTTGTTGTAACAATTCAGGGCCCCTCTCAGGCCAATAAAGAACATGTGGTTCTTACTCCAGATGACGTCCAAGATTACGTCTCTGCTTTCCTTGCCTGGCTTGTTGTTTATTCTAAAAATAACTATGTTACAGACTTATCCTATTCTGCTTTTGAATTCTGGATGCTGCAGTACGTCTTAAAAACGCTGTCAGGAAACAGCATTGTTTTGCCATCTGCGGCATTGCTGAGCCTCTAGATTTGTACAGAGCAAACATTATTTTCAGCACAAATAACTTCAATTAGAGCCTGGTCATGTGacactgtgtatttatttagcaCCGAAAGCAATGGGTGGTGCCAAATCTTTTACATTGAAGTGCACAGCATTGCAGTGAAAATACTTATACAAAGAAATGATTACCTATACATGTCTGTACAGGAGGGAAATATacattgaaaacacaaacacaaaataacataTCTGAAGTCCTTACACATAACAGAACATAGacgtttgtaaaaaaaaaaaaagtccctatATGTGAAACAATTCAAACAAATTAAACCTCAAACCAAGCCAATACAATGAAAGGATTCCAATGTTAAATTGGGACTCTGACATGTACAAATAAGCAATGAAAGCGTTTGAATTGCTAAAGTCTTTCAAACTATAAACCTCCAGCTTTGCAGAGCCATCATGTGTTTTCCACAACCAACCAAGAGTATGGTAAATCTGCTCATCACTGGTCACTGCAGCACTGACTGTCCATCATGGGTAATAATAGTTCTTCATGCAGTGCCTTCTACTTTAACTTCATCATTACACCAGAGTTAAACCAGAGTTACATGTGGAAGGCTTCAGCTACTGAACTCATCACAGCACAAGGTGCCACGTCAGGACCAATTGATTACACCCAACATGCCATCAAGTTTCATATTCAAACCAGATTAAACTCAACTGCATTAACAGGATTATggcaaattaaaatacattgcatcataaataaatgtatttgattcATGCAtattgttaaatttggcatatCCAGCAGGCAATTGTGAGATGTTTTGATCTGGTGTAAACGCCTTCAATTTGTCTATTTGTAGACATGGTCCCCAGTCCCAGAGGATCTGCGGTCCTCATCTTGGAGGAGCTCCTTATTCCACTTCTGGGTCTTCTGGTTGGGTGTTGATGGCCTGACCTCGGATGTGGAGCTGGACGTCCTCTTGATGTTGGGCTTCAGCGTTGCTGTAATGCATCCTCGCAGGGGAAGGCACAACATGGTTATCACTGGTGTAAGGAGGCATTTTAAACTTCCAGTCATTTTGCTACTTGTAATAACCATCAGATTAACTAATTTAATTGggtgtaaatatgaataataagcATGCCACCATCAGTTATACCTTCCCATTTCCTCTCCAGATTCCACTATCTCTTCCAGATCACTTTTCGACACTTCATGAATAAGCGCCACGCCGATGCAGTTTCCAAAGACATTAACAACCGCGTTGCAATGGTCTCTGAAAGAAAGAGACAACATCAGACTATGGCAACACAAGATATAGGCTGCTTTACACAGATTTAGTTGCATTATATTAACTCTTTTAACACTAAACTAAGATTATCATTGTTGTATAGCTGACTGAACAAATCAACAAGGTCTTTGTTAGCTTGCTAATGACTAATTTAGCATTAATACATACTATTAACCTGTACAAAGGGAAGTAATACTTATCCGACATGACACTTGAATGCTGTTAATAACTTTGATTTCAGTAGTTTAAATCACATATAACAATTACAAAATTTGCTTCAAATTGTTATGTAAGTaatgaaatagaaataacaTCAGCTCACATTATTTAGCATAGTCTATCCCGGAATATGCCACTAATTCTAAGCTAAATGAATACCACTAACTGAAAGACATGCATACGcaacaagaaaaacaagtgaCGCCTACATTAACTAAGCATTGGCCTTCTAAAACCTTTAGATTTTTGAAAGTTATGCCACTTTGGGATGATACAGTGACTTCCAGTTTGCATCCTTGAATGCTTTTGATTGGACGGGGCTCCACGTGTCATCATAAATCGTCCTTAATGTATATCAGCAATTTGGTAAACCACAAGTTTGAAACTAGATAATAGAGGTCAGAAAGGACACAAGCTCAACTTACATGAGGCAATCGATAACAACAAGAAAGGCGGCGCCGTCTGTTGGTAAATCGACCGccctcaaaacaaaaaaggttgtCATGGACCATGTATATGGGATCCCATCTGCTCCTGCGATCAAAGTTACTAATATACTGCAAATCACACAGACATATTCAGAAAGATGTGGCATGCATTGGTTTAGTATCCTCAACATAAACTTtgtccataatgataatgatgagaatTACGAAACAACAGGAAGAGCAGCTTACAAAATGCATATGAGCTGGCAGGGGTTCGGGTGGCTGTGATTGAGTTGGGCAATGAAAAGCACAGCGATCGCCTGGTAAAGGGCAGTTCCATTCTTGTGGATTGTGGTCCCGATTGGCAGCATAAAGCGACTTATTGGTCTGACGACCCCCAGTTCCTCTTCACAACATTGCAATGTGAGTGGCAAAGTGGCAAAGCTTGGAGAAATGCAAGACatcctctgtttgtgtgctacTCGATGTTGCtgcaaatgtttgaaatgtgaATCTCTCATCAGGCCCTGATGATGAATACGCTGATAAGTCCGGATCACAAACTCACAGGTGATGTGTTACATCATCTTACCTGGATGCGTTAAGGAATGCGGTGAATAAGGCAGGATGGACCTTCCTGACGACCGTACCGGGGTTACGTTTCGTAAAGTAAAAGTAGATTAGTGGTAAAACTACTGCTCCATGGAAACAAAGCCTGCAACACATCATATATGCATAATCAATTTATACttgttatttaaatacaatCACATTCGTAATGTTTGGAAGAAAAGATGAGACGCCTCTCACAAACAATGGACACTTGCCCATCTTATTACACTCAGGGATTTGGCCATAACTTCGGGGGGATATTTGTTAACAAACTTTATACATTTCTATTGGAAATTGTATGAtgtgtaatttaatttaagagtgaagtttattttttcagGAGTGATGTAATTTTATTGATAAAACGGCAAAAAAAGTGAACATACCCGGCAAAAACTACTCCAATGAACTTTCCAAATTTGGGGATTATTTCCCAGTCCTGAAACTCAACGATGTGACTTGAGATCATGAATAGTACTCCAAATGGAAAGAAACTGAAAAGATCAAGGGAGGAAAAACAGACTGACTGGCAAACACAGTTGTCTGAATCAAATACATATATTAGTACATAACAAAGAGCAACCATCTTTCTCCCACTTCAGAAAATTGAAAAATGACCTCAAACTCAATATAATTGAACAGGTGTAGAAGAGTGAAAAacaagtcttttcttttttcttatttgtatttcattcaaTGTCTCATCATAAATATATACTGATGTTTCTATATATGCATTAAATAGAGAAAGTCAATCATGTCTTCAATGGTATTTTGTTTCACCCTACCTCTGAGAATAGTTGAGCCAAGTTTTTGAGAAAAAGCGGACGGCAGCAAAGGTCTCTCTAATTTTTCTAGCTTCATTTCCACCAGTGTGGAAGATTAGGCCAAAAACAGAGGACCAGAAAATCAGGCCCAAAATGTTGGTGCCTTCAACCTGTCAAAAAACCAGAAACTCATTTAGATTAATAGaacaattgttattttttttagtaacaTGGAAAAAAAGACTTACCATCTCCAGACCAGAATTCTCATCTACTTTAATTTCAAAGTGCCTCCTCTCACTGACGTGCTATAAAAGAAAGGAATTGTGTGGAAAtcataaattacattacatggaaCGAGAAGAAATAATTAATACGCCTTAATGGCAAACATACCACTTGGAAGAAAGCGCCAATCAGGCTATTTGGGAAAATGTTCCtagaaataaaaaagtgaaattTGTAACTTAATGGACTTTTCTGAGATGAAGGCACTGAAACTGAAAACCTACTGGAGGGCATATGCAGAGAAACTAGAAATGATGTCAAAATATAAACTTTCTTCTAACCTCACTACATCCAAAAACTTATCGAGGGTGGCGAACGGCTGCTCAATTTCTGCATTTTCCCCCGTCACACCACGAGTGACTCCTGGCTCGATCGACATAACCAGTATCAACCCTGCAACAGAGAATCAGAAGCGTCTGCTGTAGCTCGGCAGCTACATTGAAATGTGCCGACTAGGAATTACTACTCTAAATGCGATAGTGCCTCACACAaatatttgaagaagaaaaaaacaaaagatactATTCGCCCTAGTATTGCAGACAACACGCCGACTCACTGGGTCAATCATATCTGAGCCTTTTCCCTCTGAGGGGGGGTTATGGGGAGAAACACATTCTTGAAGATTATCAGGGAAGATATTAGTAAATGTGTTAGTTGTGTGAAATAGCTGTGCTGTATTATCATGATGACATATTGAACAAGCACATTTACAAGATCAAGGAAGGAAAATGGACAGTATCTTTCCTAACAAGACTAATGTACATATATGTCTTACCTGAAGTAACAGACAGGAGACTGGTTGACAAAATGAAGGCTGTTGCACGTCGTTCTACCTTGCTGGAGATTGGAAATACAGAGAAACCTAGAAAAGACAACGTAAGAAACCGGGAGCCATTGGAGAAAAGATTTGCGGGATGTGACGTTGTCTGTTAAATAACTTTGTTTAAGGATAGGACCTTGTGTTTGATGCCAGAGAGGAGGATGATGCGGAGTTAAGTCTTGAGTTACTTTTCCTGTGCCGGGGCGTGGGGAACATATGTTTGATTTTGGAAATTGTTCTTAGTTGAAGAAAACAGGACGGGTCAGGTTTTGTGATTTGTTGTCAAGAGGTTCAATAAGTACTTACAGGCCTAAAATGTTGTGCCACCCAACATCTGACATCACTAAgccagttttaaaaagtagctATTGGCTTCTTGGGTCATCAGGTCTCACAGCAAGGACTATTTGTGTGTCGTATTGAGCAGCAATTAAAAGTTTTGTTGTGATGTTGGAAGATTTGAGCAATCAGTTAATGTACTCATTACATTCTGTTCTGCATCGACAGTTAGAGTCAACCAGCTGTCAAATATGTTATGGAATACACAGAAGGAAGCCAGCAGATGCTATACGGACTCGCTTGAAGGTTTATTTAGGTTTAATATGCGTCAACTTCCCAAACTACCCGTATGTTCCTTATAAAGGTTGTGTGCCCAGCGTGTAGTAACAGTGTAACAGGGTGTGAAATAATATTGCAGCTTACCTGATATTATGATTGAAGTAATGAGAGGGATGCTAATCGCTTGAATAAAACTTAAGATCATATCTCCTGGCAAGCCGAGGTAGGCTTTCCCCAGCTCGTTCAGAGGGACGAAGAACTTAAGAATAAAGCCCAGGGAAATACCTGTAAGACAATTGGGAGGTGTGTTTCTAAAAGTGATTATCAACATACACTGTGGATTGCTGTCGTAAAATCACAGATTTAGTTGCATTATATTAACTCTTATTCTGAGCAAATACTGAGGTCCTCCTTTAGGAATCAGTTTATGGATCTGACAAATCAATTAATACTTTCAAAAGTGATATGTGATATGTTTGTATGCTTCACGTATCCAAGAAACCCATGAACAAAGTGGAACTGCAAGTAATTGGCAATAATGAGTAAATAtgaacattaaaatgttttgtttcggtttcttttaaaacattatGACATCATATTATGACTTGAAACAAATAATTCTTACCAGCTTAGGTAAGATACGGGgctactgaaatgcgatacacaacgtttggtggctaatACTTTTTTATGCTGACAGCTTTA is part of the Pungitius pungitius chromosome 9, fPunPun2.1, whole genome shotgun sequence genome and harbors:
- the LOC134132709 gene encoding excitatory amino acid transporter 3-like, encoding MVEGTNILGLIFWSSVFGLIFHTGGNEARKIRETFAAVRFFSKTWLNYSQSFFPFGVLFMISSHIVEFQDWEIIPKFGKFIGVVFAGLCFHGAVVLPLIYFYFTKRNPGTVVRKVHPALFTAFLNASSFATLPLTLQCCEEELGVVRPISRFMLPIGTTIHKNGTALYQAIAVLFIAQLNHSHPNPCQLICIL